ccaattgacctaattagtgtttattggtcttccagctcttcgttatgctcaaatttactttttccaacctcttattgctacttgtcccaaattttttggaatccggtttgtgtgtgtgtatatatatatatatatatatatatatatatatacagtatacacacacacacacacacacagtggtgtgaaaaactatttgcccccttcctcatttcttattcttttgcatgtttgtcacacaacatgtttctgatcatcaaacacatttaaccattagtcaaatataacacaagtaaacacaaaatccagtttttaaatgatgtttttttattatttagggagaaaaaaaatcccaaaaaaaaccctaaccAGTGTGCCATCTCATGTTACAGATTTGTCTGtcttaaaacatttctttgtgtaatTGCAGATTTACAGGAGAACGGCAGCGTCTCCCAGTCGTCATTTGCTAAGCCGTCTCTCAGGTGCAGACTGCAACACAGACTAGACGAGGAGAGGATGAAGAAATCAACAAGAGGAACGGAGAACCTGATAGCAGCCTCCTTCCAGTGCGGTTCTCTTCCTGTGAGGGAAGTCATCGTCACTGACCACCGACAAGTGTGTACCACAGATCATGAGGGTTTGTGTGCTGAACGAAAGCGTGGACAAACGtttaaaaacaagtctgatctCAATGCAGTTCATACAAGACcaaagccatattgttgttccgAATGTGGCAAAAGATTCCTCCATAAGAGCAGTTTGCCAGCACacacaagaattcatactggTGAAAAAACGCattgctgttctgagtgtggcaaGCAATTTTCTGGCAGTTACATGCTCCAAAGACATacaagaatccacactggagagaagcacTACGGCTGTgcggaatgtggcaaacaattctccaGCAAAGTTAATCTTCAGAACCATACAAGAATTCATACGGGAGAAAAGCCTtactgctgtaatgaatgtggaaaGAGGTTCACGGAGAGTAGCCATCTTAAgaggcacaaaaaaatccacacaggagagaagccatatggctgttctgaatgtggaaaacagttCACTATCAATTGCAATCTTCAGAGTCAtaaaagaattcatactggagagaagccctattgctgttctgaatgtggcaaacaatttacCAGCGGGAGCAATCTTTGGCACCACAAACGTATTCATACCGGAGAGAAACCCTattgctgttctgagtgtggcaaaCGATTCCTCCATAATTTCAGCCTTCAGGCACACGTAAggattcatactggagaaaagccatattgctgtaatgagtGTGGAAAACGATTCACGGAGAGTAgccatcttcagaggcacagaaagattcacacgggagagaagccgtatggctgttctgaatgtgggaaacagtTCAATGTCAGTAGCAATCTTCAGAGTCACAGAAGAGTTCATACGGGAGAGACGCCCATCTTGACATCCTACCAATTGCAATAACTTCTTAAGAACTACAAAATGAAGCTTTTTTAGGAACAATGCAGGTGTTACATCGAGCCCTTGCTACAAACTTAATGCAGTGCAATTCAACTCTCTTTACTAAAAAGTGAGGTTCATTACTGTGATGGCAGTAAGCACACCAAGACGATTTAGAGGCATTAAATCTGAGAAAGGccacattgctgttctgaatgtggcaaacgattcctCCTTGATGTCAGGTCTTCAGGCACACGTAAGAATTCATACTGGACAAAAACAGATTACGTGTACAGGGCTACAGTCACTGGACTACCCAACAGACCACCGCATACAGAGCTTACTTCAGCATGAAGCAGTCAAGCCTAGAACAACATCGATTATTACGGTCGGCCCAACATTCAGAATCAGCAAAGTCCAGACAGACAAGCCACCACCGTGTGCAGAGACCAAAGTAGTGCATCTGGCACAACATCAAAAACAAGAATATATACAAGGCCTGACCAACAGAAGAGCACAGATATAGCAGAAAATGTGCAGACCACCTGCTCCAGACCCATGCAGACCAAGAATTAACCCATGGATGGCTCACAAGGAAtgagttaaaaaacaaaggatGAGTGCCTAATAATGGGCACAGAGGATGGcaatagaaaagagacaaatggTGATTTTGCCAAATCTGGTTTGCCGGTCACATGGTGCTGATGGTAGAAACTTTACACACACAAATGACTACTGCACCAGaaatatgcaataataataataataacaacaacttaCCAGTAGGAGAGATGTATTTGGACCACACTGCAGATCGAGGAACACAAAATGAGGAGCTGAGAGTCAGATCAGCACTAATGGAACAGAACAAAGATGGCCGAATCCAGACATAGCCGCCAAAGAAAAACAGTCTGAGCGTGGAGCATTGAAGTTTCAGCTTCAGGGTTATGTGGGACTCGCCAAGTGTATTACtcttgcaccttaagattaatacACACAAACAGGGATTCTTATAGACAGTGTCTCAGGTGAAAGCCTAATTATCAGTCACCCCACATTGTTTACTTAAAACCCCTTCACattattgaattatttagatgATGGTAcggcggtggactggtgccctgcccagggtttgtttcctgccttacgccctgtgttggctggaattggccccagcagacctccccccgtgaccctgtagttaggatatagtggcttGGATAATGGTAAGGCCTAAGTACATCACACAATACCCTATAGCAGTCTCTACTTAAGAACTTACTGTCACCAGCAGTGACACACATGCAGGTGTCATCGTGACACAACTACAAGCACAACTCTTTTGTTTCTATGCCGCTTACTAGCCAGACAATGCCCTGCTTTTACTGCAGTCGTCTACCTTTTGAGGAGCAAACTCATAGGCTTGTTCACCTTGTGAGCAAGTAACGTGGCAAACTCTTCACACAGGTTTCTTACATTTTCAGTCTATTATTTCAACCACTCTAAATCGTCGGTTCTCAATCTCAGGGGGtcctgtggctgcaggattttttgttccaaccaacttctgttttgaATTGGACTGCCAGCCTAATGAAGTGAGTTAGCTGTTCTTAcccaatttatttgtgttttggagtcgaagtaaaaaaattacaaaactaagcttggtccatttttaataaaatgtacttaGCAGTTATAAGTAGTTTGTACTTGTTAACAGAATTTTTATCCCGATTTTCATTGATCTTTTCCAGGTTTTCTAGTTAttcaatccattatttactaatttatgGATCTgctgctaaagtagttgcagcctttcattgtTCAGTCTTATTTCCGCAGGTGTCATCTGTGctttttattaattgttgttattgggatacaaagaaaaagcaaactgcacagaaaaaggtcaaaataataggaaaaaaaaaataaggtaagcatttaaagatactgaaaaaaagagaaatccgtctaaatattttatacatgtgtggcgagcggctgggggtggta
This genomic window from Polypterus senegalus isolate Bchr_013 chromosome 4, ASM1683550v1, whole genome shotgun sequence contains:
- the LOC120528207 gene encoding zinc finger protein 501-like yields the protein MASANENSTDTLLAHIKQEDCEWGAAGDLCGKVEDNEGSVSGFTQRDCKGEVIDIKTEEPEDVSGGLERQNQDTGHILKQDLCEESHGGLQPQFINTSQPALWQNCMELKSESSAFEVKITKGKEREEEEEEQPSSGIVQMNLQENGSVSQSSFAKPSLRCRLQHRLDEERMKKSTRGTENLIAASFQCGSLPVREVIVTDHRQVCTTDHEGLCAERKRGQTFKNKSDLNAVHTRPKPYCCSECGKRFLHKSSLPAHTRIHTGEKTHCCSECGKQFSGSYMLQRHTRIHTGEKHYGCAECGKQFSSKVNLQNHTRIHTGEKPYCCNECGKRFTESSHLKRHKKIHTGEKPYGCSECGKQFTINCNLQSHKRIHTGEKPYCCSECGKQFTSGSNLWHHKRIHTGEKPYCCSECGKRFLHNFSLQAHVRIHTGEKPYCCNECGKRFTESSHLQRHRKIHTGEKPYGCSECGKQFNVSSNLQSHRRVHTGETPILTSYQLQ